From a region of the Corallococcus coralloides DSM 2259 genome:
- a CDS encoding MDR family MFS transporter, which translates to MNPVATVLRALGGGGLPRTYWVLWVGTFVNRLGSFVAPFLALYLTRERGFSVEQAGFIVALNGAGAVLAAPLGGMLADRVGRRLTLAGGLWLGSGAMLLIGHSETPGRIAVAAFLLGILGDLYRPAVSAAVADLVPPRDRARAYGLLYWVINLGFAIALPLAGLLAGLGYRLLFIADAVTTFLYGCCVWAFVPETRPPEARAAHAEHSPLGAVLTPFRDSVYLAFCLPVFALALLFHQSFMSLPVTLTQQGLTPAQYGLVMSVNGVLIVALQPFVVRSVGRVRRSTALAVAGVLTAVGFGLHALPATVPLAMAAVAVWTLGEIVHSPVAPSVVADLAPAELRGSYQGAYHMMWGLASSVAPALGGAMLGHMGTTALWAGCFCVGLAAAAWHLTIAGARRRRVETLRLERPEMSASLD; encoded by the coding sequence ATGAATCCCGTTGCCACGGTGTTGAGAGCGCTGGGCGGGGGTGGCCTGCCACGGACGTATTGGGTCCTGTGGGTGGGCACCTTCGTGAACCGGCTGGGGTCCTTCGTCGCGCCGTTCCTGGCGCTGTACCTCACGCGCGAGCGCGGCTTCAGCGTGGAGCAGGCGGGCTTCATCGTGGCGCTCAACGGCGCGGGCGCGGTGCTGGCGGCGCCCTTGGGGGGCATGCTCGCGGACCGGGTGGGCCGGCGGCTGACGCTCGCGGGGGGTCTGTGGCTGGGGTCGGGGGCCATGCTGCTCATCGGCCACTCGGAGACGCCGGGCCGCATCGCGGTGGCGGCCTTCCTCCTGGGCATCCTGGGGGATTTGTACCGGCCGGCGGTGTCCGCGGCGGTGGCGGACCTGGTGCCGCCCCGGGACCGGGCGCGCGCGTACGGGTTGCTCTACTGGGTCATCAACCTGGGCTTCGCCATCGCGCTGCCGCTGGCGGGCCTGCTCGCGGGGCTGGGCTACCGGCTGCTCTTCATCGCGGACGCGGTGACCACGTTCCTCTACGGCTGCTGCGTCTGGGCGTTCGTGCCGGAGACGCGGCCCCCGGAGGCGCGAGCGGCGCACGCGGAGCACTCCCCGCTGGGGGCGGTGCTGACGCCCTTCCGCGACAGCGTGTACCTGGCCTTCTGCCTGCCGGTGTTCGCGCTGGCCCTGCTCTTCCACCAGAGCTTCATGAGCCTGCCGGTGACGCTGACCCAGCAGGGCCTGACGCCCGCCCAGTACGGGCTGGTGATGTCCGTCAACGGCGTGCTCATCGTCGCGCTCCAGCCGTTCGTCGTGCGAAGCGTGGGCCGGGTGCGCCGCTCCACCGCGCTGGCGGTGGCGGGCGTGCTCACCGCCGTGGGCTTCGGGCTGCACGCGCTGCCGGCCACCGTGCCGCTGGCGATGGCGGCCGTGGCGGTGTGGACGCTGGGAGAGATTGTCCACTCGCCGGTGGCGCCATCGGTGGTGGCGGACCTGGCGCCGGCGGAGCTGCGCGGCAGTTACCAGGGCGCGTACCACATGATGTGGGGCCTGGCGTCCAGCGTCGCCCCCGCGCTGGGCGGAGCGATGCTGGGCCACATGGGCACCACCGCGCTGTGGGCCGGCTGCTTCTGCGTGGGCCTCGCCGCCGCCGCGTGGCACCTGACCATCGCGGGCGCGCGCAGGCGCCGGGTGGAGACGCTGAGGCTGGAGCGCCCGGAGATGAGCGCCAGCCTGGACTGA
- a CDS encoding AEC family transporter, with translation MGQVIGLLGVCLVLGVLARRSGRFPEGTAPAFNVFLLNVSLPALVLRAMHRLEFAPGLVVAAAAPWLLFVGAVLFLRLLGPRLGLSRESVTALILTAGLGNTAFVGLPMAAALLGPSGVPVAVVADQLGSFLVLATLATLTAARASARSELSVRSLVRKVLGFVPFQALVLALLLRPFAFPEWLESVLQRLGDLLTPLALFVVGFQLRLKGLWPRVPALALGLSYKLVLAPLAVLGLLMLMPGLALVVKQATVLQIAMAPMVTAAILAAEHDLDADLAVLMVGVGIPLSFATAPLLLSLVH, from the coding sequence ATGGGGCAGGTCATCGGACTCCTGGGGGTGTGTCTCGTCTTGGGCGTGCTGGCGCGGCGCAGTGGCCGGTTCCCCGAAGGGACGGCGCCCGCGTTCAACGTCTTCCTGCTCAACGTGTCCCTGCCGGCGCTGGTGCTGCGCGCCATGCACCGGCTGGAGTTCGCGCCCGGGCTGGTGGTGGCCGCCGCGGCGCCGTGGCTGCTCTTCGTGGGGGCGGTGCTCTTCCTCCGCCTGCTCGGGCCCCGGCTGGGGCTGTCGCGCGAGTCGGTGACGGCGCTCATCCTCACCGCGGGGCTGGGCAATACGGCCTTCGTGGGCCTGCCCATGGCCGCCGCGCTGCTGGGGCCCTCGGGCGTGCCGGTGGCGGTGGTGGCGGATCAGCTGGGCTCGTTCCTGGTGCTGGCGACGCTCGCCACGCTGACGGCGGCGAGGGCCAGCGCCCGGTCGGAGCTGTCCGTCCGCTCGCTCGTGCGCAAGGTGCTGGGGTTCGTCCCGTTCCAGGCGCTGGTGCTGGCGCTGCTGCTGCGTCCCTTCGCCTTCCCGGAGTGGCTGGAGTCCGTGCTGCAGCGGCTGGGGGACCTGCTCACGCCGCTGGCGCTGTTCGTCGTGGGCTTCCAGCTGAGGCTGAAGGGGCTCTGGCCGCGGGTGCCGGCGCTCGCGCTGGGGCTGTCCTACAAGCTGGTGCTCGCGCCGCTGGCGGTGCTGGGCCTGCTGATGCTCATGCCCGGGCTGGCGCTGGTGGTGAAGCAGGCCACGGTGTTGCAGATCGCCATGGCGCCCATGGTGACGGCCGCCATCCTCGCGGCCGAGCATGACCTGGACGCGGACCTGGCGGTGCTGATGGTGGGCGTGGGCATTCCGCTGTCGTTCGCCACCGCGCCGCTGCTCTTGTCCCTGGTGCACTGA
- a CDS encoding FRG domain-containing protein, which produces MQERRVTSWLELQDLLFAGSWNEPLGRFRTSFVFRGVPDATLDLTATLNRHGAFVRQERDLLRAFRKYARGVPGTERLTSIWDWLALAQHHGMPTRLLDWTFSPYVALHFMTERMDLLEQDGAVWCVDYHETNQQLPRPLREQLRLEGADVFTAEMLATVAGDLATFDGLGEQPFVLFFEPPSLDARIVNQFALFSVMNGPGLSLNEFLGHQHQGVRRLVVPAKLKWEIRDKLDQANITERVLFPGLDGLSRWLRRYYAPRPR; this is translated from the coding sequence ATGCAGGAGCGTCGGGTCACATCGTGGTTGGAGCTGCAGGACCTGCTGTTCGCGGGCTCCTGGAACGAGCCGCTGGGCCGGTTCCGCACGAGCTTCGTGTTCCGGGGCGTCCCGGACGCGACGCTGGATTTGACGGCGACGCTCAACCGCCACGGGGCGTTCGTGCGGCAGGAGCGGGACCTGCTGCGGGCCTTCCGCAAGTACGCGCGAGGCGTGCCGGGCACGGAGCGGCTGACATCCATCTGGGACTGGCTGGCGCTGGCGCAGCATCACGGGATGCCGACGCGGCTGTTGGACTGGACGTTCAGTCCCTATGTGGCGCTGCACTTCATGACGGAGCGCATGGACCTGCTGGAGCAGGACGGCGCGGTCTGGTGCGTGGACTACCACGAGACGAACCAGCAGTTGCCCCGGCCGCTGCGTGAGCAGCTGCGGTTGGAGGGGGCGGACGTGTTCACGGCGGAGATGCTGGCGACGGTGGCGGGGGACCTGGCGACGTTCGACGGGTTGGGGGAGCAACCGTTCGTGTTGTTCTTCGAGCCGCCGTCGCTGGATGCGCGCATCGTGAACCAGTTCGCGCTGTTTTCAGTGATGAACGGGCCGGGCCTGAGCCTGAACGAGTTCCTGGGGCACCAGCACCAGGGCGTGCGCCGGCTGGTGGTGCCGGCGAAGCTCAAGTGGGAGATCCGGGACAAGCTCGACCAGGCGAACATCACCGAGCGGGTCCTCTTCCCCGGCCTGGACGGCCTCAGCCGCTGGCTGCGCCGCTACTACGCTCCGCGTCCCCGGTAG
- the traC gene encoding outer membrane exchange accessory lipoprotein TraC gives MRRVSSPARPPRDSSRWLSALALLSLVLLSGCSAFSRAVREGDGAVKERHWAEAEAAYLRALAADPEASEITVKLRAVRREWGEEVYQEAGAAHSSGDLPSATKLLVRVLELNPDHEGARALLAQTLDARVQVALGLLKEEKLQDARAELDAVLAVSPDHVNARKGVDAVQVAWAKRFFASAETLEKAGKLGNALVAYVRADQERVGATAARERAEAVRQRLRDEVAFLVVATPVEDNAQAPDVAQRLSAGRLASALPTKLPLKVVTEAPPGRVGVKLDLSLERVLPLKAVEDSQRSQRYLAGNRSVPNPKRGDYEKKLLEAERTLEGVERKQAAVLREYLKAQVELGTLRDAAERCREREKRECRAAIQECGEEARDAKSPGKVPSECDPERCSGQCTQDEGLMSMKAKAARVLEVAVQVALDKAETQRSEVQRNRDSVFREPITVEEPMYSDFVYDVQLHRLTVTATVTSVMRDLLTPQQVPAPNTQDYAVLHEDLAHKGYDRYGVLADPVQLRNELELRVDAGDKAVADVAKHVRERFDLYRGKRVEDARRGMVRPGAEDVVETAVRALLLTADAPPQDILQPVARARGLTRPEALLGVGQ, from the coding sequence ATGCGGCGCGTGAGCTCCCCCGCCCGACCCCCCCGCGATTCCTCCCGCTGGCTGAGCGCCCTGGCCCTGCTGTCACTCGTGCTGCTCAGCGGCTGTTCCGCCTTCTCCCGCGCCGTGCGCGAGGGCGACGGCGCCGTGAAGGAGCGCCACTGGGCCGAAGCCGAAGCCGCCTACCTGCGCGCCCTGGCCGCGGATCCGGAGGCCTCCGAAATCACCGTGAAGCTGCGCGCGGTGCGCAGGGAGTGGGGCGAGGAGGTGTACCAGGAGGCCGGCGCCGCCCATTCCTCCGGGGACCTGCCGTCCGCCACCAAGCTGCTGGTGCGCGTGCTGGAGCTGAACCCCGACCATGAAGGGGCCCGCGCGCTGCTCGCGCAGACGTTGGATGCGCGCGTGCAGGTGGCCTTGGGGCTGCTCAAGGAGGAGAAGCTCCAGGATGCCCGCGCGGAGCTGGACGCGGTGCTGGCCGTGTCGCCGGACCACGTGAACGCTCGCAAGGGCGTGGACGCCGTGCAGGTGGCGTGGGCGAAGCGCTTCTTCGCCAGCGCGGAGACGCTGGAGAAGGCCGGCAAGCTGGGCAACGCGCTCGTGGCCTATGTGCGCGCGGACCAGGAGCGCGTGGGCGCCACCGCCGCCCGGGAGCGCGCGGAGGCCGTGCGGCAGCGGCTGCGCGACGAGGTGGCCTTCCTGGTGGTCGCCACGCCCGTGGAGGACAACGCCCAGGCCCCCGACGTCGCCCAGCGGCTGAGCGCGGGACGGCTGGCGTCGGCGCTCCCCACGAAGCTGCCCCTGAAGGTCGTGACGGAGGCGCCCCCGGGCCGCGTGGGCGTGAAGCTGGACCTGTCCCTGGAGCGCGTGCTGCCGCTCAAGGCGGTGGAGGACTCCCAGCGCAGCCAGCGCTACCTCGCGGGCAACCGCTCCGTGCCCAACCCCAAGCGCGGCGACTACGAGAAGAAGCTGCTGGAGGCGGAGCGCACCCTGGAGGGCGTGGAGCGCAAGCAGGCCGCCGTGCTGCGCGAGTACCTCAAGGCCCAGGTGGAGCTGGGCACGCTGCGCGACGCCGCCGAGCGCTGCCGCGAGCGGGAGAAGCGCGAGTGCCGCGCGGCCATCCAGGAGTGCGGCGAGGAGGCCCGCGACGCGAAGAGCCCGGGCAAGGTGCCCAGCGAGTGCGACCCGGAGCGGTGCTCCGGGCAGTGCACCCAGGATGAAGGCCTGATGTCGATGAAGGCCAAGGCGGCGCGCGTGCTGGAGGTGGCGGTGCAGGTGGCCCTGGACAAGGCGGAGACGCAGCGCTCCGAGGTGCAGCGCAACCGCGACTCCGTCTTCCGCGAGCCCATCACCGTGGAGGAGCCCATGTACTCGGACTTCGTCTACGACGTGCAGCTGCACCGGCTCACCGTGACGGCCACCGTGACGTCGGTGATGCGCGACCTCTTGACGCCCCAGCAGGTGCCCGCGCCCAACACGCAGGACTACGCGGTGCTGCACGAGGACCTGGCGCACAAGGGCTATGACCGCTACGGCGTGCTCGCGGACCCCGTGCAGCTGCGCAACGAGCTGGAGCTGCGCGTGGACGCGGGCGACAAGGCCGTGGCGGACGTGGCGAAGCACGTGAGGGAGCGCTTCGACCTGTACCGCGGCAAGCGCGTGGAGGACGCCCGGCGCGGCATGGTGCGCCCCGGCGCGGAGGACGTGGTGGAGACCGCCGTGCGCGCGCTGCTGCTCACCGCGGACGCGCCGCCGCAGGACATCCTCCAGCCCGTCGCCCGCGCGCGCGGCCTCACCCGGCCGGAGGCCCTCCTGGGCGTGGGGCAGTAG